ACGAGTGACGAGCGACGTACGATTTTCTTCAAACCAAAGTTCAGCAGGAATAATACACCCGCGGCGACCAAACCGCCTGCCAATGACACATCGGGTCCGACCATCGCATTCTGCACGGCGTTGCTGATCAACAGGATCAGGATCACGTCGAAGGTGTTGAGTTGCGAGAGTTCCTTCTTCCCAAACACGCGAAGCGCTACTACCATAAAGACGTAAACGGCGGCACTGCGAAGTACGATGTCGAGATACGGGAACCAATGTGTCATGGTTTGAAGTGTTTTTCGATAGCCTTGATCATTTCGCCTGCAATGTCGATGTGGGTCGCGCCCTCGATGCCTTCAAGTCCGGGTGACGAGTTTACCTCCAGCAGCAACGGCCCTTTGGCCGACCGGATGATATCCACTCCGGCTACCTGCAAGCCCATTGCTTTGGCGGCTTTCATGGCAATTTTGCGTTCTTCTTTCGTAGGTTTGATTACGGCCGCCGAACCACCGAGGTGAATATTCGCGCGGAATTCCCCTGGCGTCGCCTCCCGCTGTATGGCCGCTACGACCTTTCCATCAACGACAAATAACCGAAGGTCTTTCCCGTTGGCTTCCTTGATAAATTCCTGTACCAGGATGTTGGCATTCAACGATTTGAAAGCGTTGATGACCGATTCGGCTGCCTTTTTGGTTTCGGCCAATACGACGCCTTTGCCCTGCGTGCCTTCCAACAGTTTGACGATCAACGGCGGACCACCGACCATTTTGATAAGGTCGTCGGTGTCGAGCGGTGAATGGGCAAAACCGGTCGTCGGTATGTCGATATTGTGGTTGAGCAGCAATTGCAACGAAAACAGCTTGTCACGCGATTGTGCGATCGCCGCCGATGAATTCAGGCAGAAGACTTTCAACGCTTCGAACTGCCGGGTGAGGGCGCATCCGTAGAAGGTGATATTGGGTCGTATGCGGGGGATGATGGCATCGAAATCATTCAATACACGTCCGTCGCGGTTGTGGATTTCCGGCTTCGTCGCATCGAGTTTCATGTAGCACTCCCGGATGTTCAGGAAGTGCATTTCATGGCCACGGGTTTCGCCGGCTTCCATAATCCGTCGGTTGCTGTACAGCGCGGGATTGCTGGCCAACAAGCCAATCCGCAAACCCGATTTGGGTGCTACCGCACCTTTGTAAAGCGCTTTAAGGCTGGAAGGTGTCGTTTGCCCCATCAGGTATTTTTCCGCCGGATCGACGACAATGCGGCCAATCATCGCTTCGCGCCCCAACAGCATCCGAAATCCCATGGAATCGCGGTTAGTGAGTGTAACCTCAATCGGCCATGAATTTCCGTTCATGTGGAGATCGACCAGGATGACGAAGCGTTGTTCGCGGAAACCCGACGAACTCTTGACGATACGCTTGTCGACGATCCGGGCTTCACAATGCACGACGGTCTTGATGTTGTCCTGTATGGGGTTCACGTCGAAACGGACCCAGTTTTCCTCTTCTCTGACGAAAGGGGCAATATTGACAGCGTGTAGGGCCGAGGTCTTGGCGCCGCTGTCGACGCGCACTTTGATGGCCGGGATATTCAGGTCGGGGAGGGAACACCATTCCTCACTGCCGACGACGACTTTCTCGTTCATTATTGAACCGGATTACGTCCCAAATGTACTATTGTTTACGCATCGTTCGTCGCTTTTGCGCATAAAAAACCCCTGCATTAACAGGGGCTTCATATTGCAATAACGATTTATTAATTCGTGGGCTCTTGGGCTTTCTGCACTTTCACCGAAAGTTCGTCAGAACCTTCCTGAAGGTCCATGAAGATTTCATCGCCCGCACCAATCTTGTGCGTGATGATTTCTTCTGCCAACGCATCCTCCACATACTTCTGGATAGCGCGTTTCAACGGACGTGCCCCGAACTGCTTGTCGAAACCTTTATCGGCGATAAACGCCTTGGCCGCATCGGAAAGACGAAGGTTGTAGCCGAGGTCGGCGATGCGTGCATACAGCTTTTTCAATTCGATCTCGATGATCAGGTCGATGTCGTGTTTTTCAAGCGGATTGAATACGATGACGTCGTCGATACGGTTCAGGAACTCGGGTGCGAACGATTTCTTCAACGCGTTTTCGATCACGCTTTTCGAATGCTCGTCGGCTTGTGAAATCTTGGCCGCTGTGCCGAAGCCAACACCTTGCCCGAAGTCTTTCAACTGACGCGCTCCAATGTTCGATGTCATGATGATGATGGTATTCTTGAAGTCGATCTTACGGCCCAGGCTGTCGGTCAGGAAGCCGTCGTCCAATACCTGGAGCATCATGTTGAATACATCCGGGTGGGCCTTTTCGATTTCATCAAGCAGGACCACACAATACGGTTTGCGACGTACTTTCTCGGTCAATTGCCCGCCTTCCTCATAGCCTACATATCCCGGAGGCGCCCCGACAAGACGGGAAATCGCAAACTTCTCCATGTATTCGCTCATGTCGATACGAACGAGCGCATCCTCTGAATCAAACAGTTCTTTCGCCAGGACCTTCGCGAGTTGGGTTTTACCCACACCCGTTTGTCCAAGGAAGATGAACGAGCCAATCGGGCGGTTCGGATCTTTCAGGCCGGCACGGTTCCGTTGGATCGATTTGGCGATTTTCAGCACCGCTTCGTTCTGGCCGATGACTTTATCCTTAATAAGATCCGGCAATTTCGCCAGTTTGTTGCTTTCGGTCTGGGCGATGCGGTTTACCGGGATGCCGGTCATCATCGATACGACATCCGCCACGTTGTCTTCGGTTACGACGATACGGTTGTTTTTCGAATCTTCCTCCCACTGTTCCTGTGCGATGGCAAGGTCTTTTTCGATCCGTTTTTCATCATCCCGAAGTTTGGCAGCTTCTTCGTATTTCTGTTTTTTGACGACGGTATTTTTCAGTTCGCGGACTTCCTCCAACTGACGTTCCAGATCCAGGATCTGTTTCGGGACGTCGATGTTGGTGATGTGCACGCGGCTTCCGGCTTCGTCAAGCGCATCAATGGCTTTGTCTGGAAGGAAACGTTCCGACATATACCGGTTGGTCAGCTTCACGCAGGCTTCGATCGCTTCCTGGGTATAGGTGACGTTGTGGTGGTCTTCGTATTTGTTCTTGATATTGTTGAGGATGGTAATCGTTTCCTCAACCGAAGTCGGCTCTACGATCACCTTCTGGAAACGGCGTTCCAGCGCTCCATCTTTCTCAATATATTGACGGTACTCATCCAGCGTCGTAGCTCCGATGCATTGGATTTCACCCCGGGCCAACGCCGGTTTGAACATGTTCGAGGCATCCAGCGAGCCTGTAGCGCCACCGGCACCGACGATGGTGTGGATCTCGTCGATGAAGAGGATGATATCGTCATTCTTCTCCAACTCGTTCATCACCGCTTTCATGCGCTCTTCGAACTGGCCGCGGTATTTGGTGCCGGCTACCAGCGAGGCAAGATCAAGGGTAACGACGCGTTTGTTGAAAAGGATACGCGACACTTTCTTCTGGATGATCCGAAGGGCGAGTCCTTCCGCAATGGCCGATTTACCCACTCCGGGTTCACCGATCAACAGCGGGTTGTTCTTCTTACGACGGCTCAGGATCTGGGAAACACGCTCGATTTCTTTCTCGCGGCCCACGACCGGGTCGAGTTTTCCGTCTTCCGCCAGTTCGGTGAGGTCGCGACCAAAGTTATCGAGAACAGGTGTCTTCGATTTCTTATTCGACTTATTGGCGGGGTTATTGAAACTGCTTTCTTTTAGGCTGTCATCTTGTCCGGAATCATCATTGTAAGATTCATTCCGGGGAAGGTTTTCCATGAATTCTTCTTCGTTTGGCATCATATTCAGGTATTGTTCTTTTGCTGAATCATAGTCGATCTTGAGTTTATTCAGCAATTTGGTTGTGGGATCGTTTTCATTCCGCAGTATGCACAACAATAAGTGCGCCGTACTGATCGAAGTGCTTTGGAAGACCTTCGCTTCGAGAAACGTGGTCTTTAGGGCGCGTTCCGCCTGGCGTGTCAGGTGGAGGTTCTTCTTTTCATTACCGCTTTCTATCGCGGCCGGATTTGCCGGGCTCAGTATTTCGACCTTGCGACGCAGGTGCTCGAGGTCGACTGAAAGATTGTTCAGGATGTTGATGGCTTTGCCGTTGCCGTCCCGCAGAATCCCCAGCATAAGGTGTTCCGTACCGATGAAGTCATGGCCGAGGCGCAGGGCTTCTTCTTTGGAGTACGTGATGACATCCTTTACCCGTGGCGAAAAATTATCATCCATAATTCTAACTTGGTTCTCGTAAATGTACGTATTCGGGTATTGAAAAGCAATAACCGTTCCCATCGGTCAGCTTGTCAGCTAATAGACGAAAAATATCGTAAAGCCGACGTTAATTCCGTGGTAAATTATTAACGGCGGCTACCCGGCTTTTTGTTGATAATTTACGTTAAAAATGTCCCTTCAGGCACCCCTTAACCGGGGCGAAAACCTTATATTAGCGGGATTTTTCAAACCAAATAGTTTTAATCTAGCGAATTACGTTTATGTCTGACGGAGAAAAGTTGATCCCCATCAATATAGAGGACGAAATGAAGTCCGCCTACATCGATTATTCGATGTCGGTCATTGTGTCACGGGCGCTGCCGGATGTGCGCGACGGACTCAAGCCGGTGCACCGCCGCGTGCTCTTCGGTATGTATGAATTGGGCGTTTTGTCAAACCGGGCCCACAAGAAATCGGCCCGTATCGTCGGTGAAGTATTGGGTAAGTACCACCCACACGGCGATTCTTCCGTTTACGATACCATGGTGCGTATGGCGCAGGAGTGGAGTCTCCGCTACCTGTTGGTCGACGGACAAGGAAACTTCGGTTCCATCGACGGGGATAGCCCGGCGGCGATGCGATACACCGAAGCGCGAATGAAGAAAATTTCAGAAGAGATGTTGGCGGATATCGACAAAGAAACGGTCGACTTCCAGCTGAACTTCGACGATACACTGGAGGAACCAAAAGTGCTTCCGGCAAAAATACCGAACCTGCTCGTCAACGGTGCGTCGGGCATCGCGGTAGGTATGGCAACGAACATGGCCCCGCACAACCTGACGGAGGTCATCAACGGAACGCTTGCCTATATTGACAATCCCGAGATTGAGATCGACGAAATCATCGGGCACATCAAAGCGCCGGATTTCCCAACGGGCGGTGTAATCTATGGATACGAAGGGGTGCGCGAGGCCTTCAAGACCGGTCGCGGCCGCGTCGTCATCCGTGCGAAAACGAGTTTTGAAGAAGTAGAAGGACGCGAGGCCATCATCGTTACCGAGATACCGTACCAGGTAAACAAAGCGGAGATGATCAAAAAGACGGCGGACCTCGTCAACGAGAAACGCATCGAGGGTATCTCCAACATCCGTGACGAATCGGATCGTAATGGTATGCGGATCGTGTACATCCTCAAACGGGATGCCGTGCCGAATGTGGTCCTCAACACCTTGTTTAAATATACACAGCTGCAGTCGTCTTTCAGTGTCAATAACATTGCACTGGTAAAAGGACGTCCGCAGTTGCTGAATGTTAAAGACCTGATCCACTATTTCGTGGAACACCGCCATGATGTGGTGGTGCGTCGTGCGCAATATGAATTGCGGAAGGCGGAAGAGCGGGCCCACATACTCGAAGGACTCATCATTGCGTCTGACAATATCGATGAGGTTATCGCTATTATCCGTGGCTCGGCCAATACCGACGAAGCGCGTGAGAAATTGATGGCGCGTTTCAACCTTTCGGATATACAGTCGAAGGCCATCGTAGAGATGCGTTTGCGTCAGCTTACGGGTCTTGAGCAGGACAAACTGCGCGCCGAGTACGAAGATATCATGAAACTCATCGAGCGGTTGAAAGCGTTGTTGGCGAGCAAGGAACTCCGTATGGAACTCATCAAGGAAGAACTCATCGAAATGCGTGACAAATACGGCGATGAGCGTCGTTCGGTCATCGAGTACTCCGGAGGTGATGTAAGTATCGAAGACATGATCGCCGACGAAAGCGTGGTCATCACGATCTCGCACGCCGGTTACATCAAACGCACACCGTTGAGCGAATACAAAACACAAAACCGTGGTGGCGTGGGGCAGAAAAGTGCCGGTACACGCGACGCAGACTTCCTGGAACATATGTATGTGGCGACGAACCACCAATATATGTTGTTCTTTACCCAGAAAGGGAAGTGTTTTTGGATGCGGGTGTATGAAATTCCGGAAGGCAGCAAGACCAGCAAAGGACGTGCCATCCAGAACCTGATCAACATTGAGAACGACGATAAGGTAAAGGCGTTCATCTGTACGGGTAACCTCCGCAGTGAAGAGTACATCAACAGCCACTTCTTGGTTATGGCGACCAAGAAAGGACAAGTGAAGAAAACACCACTCGAACAATATTCACGTCCACGTGCGAATGGCGTGGCGGCGATTACGATCCGCGAAGACGACGAACTGTTGGCAGCACGCCTGACGACCGGAAACAGCCAAATCCTATTGGCGGTGAAATCCGGAAAGTTGGTGCGGTTCGAAGAGCATAAGACGCGTCCGATGGGACGTACTGCTTCCGGTGTGCGTGGCATCACGCTCGCCGATGAGCAGGATGAAGTAATTGGAATGGTAACGGTCAATGATCCGGAGTCGGAGATTCTTGTGGTATCTGAAAAGGGTTACGGAAAACGTTCGGCCCTGGAAGATTATCGTATCACCAACCGCGGCGGTAAAGGAGTGAAGACACTTAATATTACCGAGAAGACCGGACAGTTGGTGTCGATCAATAACGTAACGGACGAAGACGATTTGATGATCATCAACAAATCCGGACTCACGATCCGTATGGACGTAGCCGATCTTCGCGTAATGGGACGTGCCACGCAGGGTGTTCGTTTGATCAGCCTGAAAGGAAATGACTCGATCGCGGCGGTTACGAAAGTAATGAAGGAGGAAGCGGCTGAGAATGCCGAGGTCAATCCGGAAGACGACGTGACGAAAGAAATGCCGGTCGAAGGATTTACGGCTCAGGCACCGGTGACGTATGATGACGCAGAAGACGAAGCGGACGATTTCGAAAGCGAAGAAGAATAAAGAACAACTAAATCGTGAAGTATATGAAAATCAATAAATTTTTCGTCGCTGCGGCATTGATAGCCTCTGTTGCGGTTTCAGCACAGAAAGACGAATTGAAGGCGTTGAAGAAAATCTACGCCAAAGAGAAGCCTTCGGCTAACGATGTTCAGGACTATAAAGCAAACTTAGAGAAGTTGCAGACTTTATCGACGGAAGAAAGCGATAAAGTTTATACCGCTTTTTACAAGGGAATGCTTCCTCTCGTTGAATTGAGTACAACAGGTACGCCCACTCCTGAACAATTGATGAAGGTAGCGTCGCCGGAGGCTGTTGCCGAGTTCACGTCATCGGTGAATGGCGTACTGGAGTATGAGAAGAAGACGGGAAAGAAACAGTATACAGACGATATTAATGAAACGTTGGGTTGGTTCCGTCCCATGTTACTTGGTTACGCAGTTGAGTTGGGCAAGATACAGCAGTATAAGCCCGCGTCGTCCGTACTCTACAATATTTACCTGCTGGATAAGAAAGACCAGGAGAAACTCTACTACGCTGCCAACTATGCTGTCTTAGGAAAAGACTATCCCAAGGCACTGGAGTATTACCAAATGTTGAAAGACCTGAATTATTCAGGTGAGAAAACGTTGTTTTATGCAAAGAACGTAGCGTCGGGTCAGGAAGAGAGTTTTCCGACTAAAACGGATCGCGACAATTACGTGAAACTGAAAACGCATGAGGCACCGCGAGATGAGAAAGTTCCGTCTCAACGAGGTGAAATCTATAAGAACATTGCCTTGATTTTAATTGATCAGGGCAAAATAGAGGAAGCGAAGAAAGCCATTAAGGATGCGCAATTGGCCAATCCGGAAGATTCATCGCTCGTTTTGAGTGAGATGGACTTGTATCTCAAAACAAAAGATATGGTATCGTATGAGCGTCTGGCGAAAGAGGTTGTTGCCAAGAATCCTACCGATGCCAACCTTTTGTACAATCTCGGTGTTATTAGTAACGAGGCCAATCGTAAGGAAGAGGCAAAAGACTACTATAAAAAGGCAATCACTGTTGATCCTAAGTATACGAATGCGTACCTGAACCTGGCGGTATTGATGCTGGAGCCAGAGAAAGACATCGTTGACCAGATGAACAAACTCGGTACATCGGCGGCCGATAATAAGAAATTTGACGCGTTGAAAAAACAGCGTGAAGATTTGTTTGTGTCGGTCATTCCATATCTCGAGAAAGCACACGAACTGAACAAAGACAACCTGGATGTAGCGGAAACGCTACTGAACGTATATGGCGCTCTTGAAATGATGGACAAAGCACGTCCGTTGAAAGAGGAAGTGCGTGCGTTGCGGGAAAAGCAACCTGCCAAGAACTAAAAGAAAAGCCGCTCCAAAGAGCGGCTTTTTTTATATTACTTTTTTAATGACGCGCAATTTATGCGTATGCCGGTTGGTTTCGGCGTTGTAAATTCCCAGGTGGTCCAAACGGTCAATTCGTACACGGCCGCTGGCATGGATGATGTAGTTGTCGTTCATGATTATACCGACGTGGATGATGGCACCTTCCTCATTATCAAAAAAAGCCAGGTCGCCCGGTTCGCTTTCTTCAATGAAACTGAGGGCATCGCCTTGTGTGGCCTGTTGCGACGCATCGCGTAACAGGAAGTGGCCGTTTAGCTTATAGACCATTTGGGTAAAACCCGAACAGTCGATGCCGAAAGGCGTTTTGCCTCCCCATAAGTAAGGCGCGTTCAAATATTGGAATGCGGTTTCGATCAGTTGTGATTTGGGCTTTTTCCCGGTCACACGCATCCCTTCGAACTCAAACTGCGATTTGTTGATCTCGGGCTGGCTAAGGAAGGATAAAGACGCTCCAAGAGGAATTGGCATCAGGAGATTGTTTCCCCACGTGACATACTCGACCAAATCGGCATTGAGTATAATGGTGTCTTCCGACAACATATCGTAGCTCGCTTCGGAAATCACCTGGAATTGTTTCGTATCGATCCAGCCTTCGTAACCGTCATACTGCAGTTTTACCTGCGTCCATTGCCGTTCCTGCGACAGCACTTTAAAATGCTCGCCGAACAACACTTGGGATACGATTTCGCTCTTATCACTGGGCTCCGCCCGCAGGGGAATGTTGGCCAGATTACAGATTCCGAACATCAGGACGTTTTACGTAATGAAAACGCAAAGGTACACGCATTTTTTGGACTGCCGAAACCGACCGTCGTATTTACGCGCGTTCGATCACGATGGCCGATGCGCCACCTCCGCCGTTGCAGATGGCCGCAGCGCCGATTTTGGCGTTGTTTTGTTCCAGTACGTTGAGCAATGTCACGATGATACGGGCTCCGGAACAACCTAGTGGGTGTCCGAGCGAAACGGCGCCTCCGTTTACGTTAATCTTCGCCGCATCAAGTCCGAGGATTTTAGCGTTCGCCAAGCCCACTACCGAGAACGCTTCGTTGAATTCGAAGAAGTCGACATCGTCTTTGGAGATACCCGCTTTTGCGAGGGCTTTCGGCAGCGCTTTGGCCGGTGCAGTCGTGAACCATTTAGGCTCCTGCTCAGCATCCGCGTAGCCTTTGATGTAGGCGAGCGGCTTGAGTCCGAGTGCTGTTGCTTTTTCTTCCGACATGATCACGAGTGCGGCTGCACCGTCATTTATGGTAGACGCGTTGGCGGCGGTTACGGTTCCCTCTTTTGTGAATACAGGTGCGAGCGATGGAATTTTATCAAGGCGCACGTTTGTATATTCTTCGTCTTTGGTAACCATGATCGGATCGCCTTTCCGTTGTGGAACGGCTACTGGCACGACCTCATTGTCGAATTTGCCCGCTTCCCACGCCTGGGCCGAACGCTCATATGATTGGATTGCGAAGGCATCCTGCTCTTCCCGTGAGATGTTATATTCGGTTGCGCACGCATCTGCGCAAACGCCCATTGCATTTTGGTCGTAGGCGTCAGTAAGTCCGTCTTTCTGGAGACCGTCGATCATCGTTGCCGGACCGAATTTTTGTCCGGTACGCATTTGAACGTAGTGGGGAATGAGGCTCATATTTTCCATTCCACCGGCTACGATTACTTCGGCATCACCGGCCATGAGGGCTTGCGCTGCCTGTGTTACGGCTTTCATACCGGAGGCACACACCTTGTTTACGGTCGTAGCGATGACGCTGTCAGGCAACCCGGCAAAACGCGACGCCTGACGTGCAGGGGCCTGGCCTACACCTGCCTGTACGACATTGCCCATGATCACTTCGTCAACCGATTCCGGCGACAATCCGATTTTATCAAGCGCGCCTTTTATAGCCGTTGCGCCCAGTTTAGGGGCAGGAACGGTAGACAGACTTCCGAGAAAACTGCCGATCGGCGTGCGGACGGCGGAAACGATGACAACTTTTTTGCTCATGGTGCAATATTTGAAGATGTATAATTATACGGTTTAAACGTTGCGAATTTAATTATTTATCAGGAATATATCTGTAGTGCGCTAACGAAAATTCAGCGAAACAAAAAAAGGCCGTCACAACGACAGCCTTTATGAAATAGTCACTTTTCTTAAAAGTGGAAGCCGATGCTCAAGCCGAAGGCCCGGATGCCACCCCAGCCGCCATTCATTTTGACAGAGGCACCATTCGAGTTGGTTTCGAATTCCTCATCGATGAACGGGAGATCAAATTCCTCTATAACATCCAGTACCTGAGCCTGTTCATTCGCACTAAGCGTCTGGGTGGTTTCGCCTTCGATTTTCCCGGAACCGCTGCCTACGTGTCCGCCGATGATCCACCAGTCAATTACAAAGTGTTTGCCGATAGGCCATTGGGCACCCAGCATCAACCCGAAGGAACTGCCTGTTATGTCGCCACCCATCGTCAGCACTTGCGGATCACCCGCATCGTCGTCGTACTCAACCTTAACTGTTTCCGCTTTGAATTTGGTGTAACGGTAGTAAGGCGCAAGGTAGAAACCGCGTCCGTAGCCTTTTCCGAGATAAAGCCGGATCTCGGGTGTGATGGCGGTGTTGCTGATCTTCGCATTGTCGATCAAAAACTGGGTAGCGTCATCGGTTTCATCAACGAACGAATCGACATTGCTTTTGAACGGGATGTTGGAAGAGGGCATGAATCGATACCCAAGTGCCACAGACCAGCGTTTTGATAACACACGCTCGTACTGGAAGGAATAGTTGTTAAAGACAACCGAGCTTAGGTTGACCTTTAGAAAATTGTAGCGCCTGACTTCGGTTGAGTCGGTTTGGGCGACGGCGGCCCCGGCACTGCATAAAAACAAAAAAAGGAGTAGTGATTTTTTCATTCTGCTAAATTTAGATTACTCTTGTTAAAAATAATAAAAAACCCGGAATTATCCGGGTAATGAATTAGTTCAATTTGCGAACGAGCCGTTTTCGCGTGAGCAGGGCGATTAAGGCGACCAACACCCATACGGGCCAGGCGGTCAGCACGAAAAAGACAAACCCCTCTAATAGGAACCAGCCACTGCGCAGACTTTCCAACAGACGTATGCCAAAGGGCGGTCGAAGCGATGCAGTATTCTCGAAGTTGGGTAACACCTCTGTTTTCAATGATTCTTTTTGGTATATCGCCAATGTTACGGTGCTGAATGCGACCCGGTCGCGGAGTGACAGTTCCGAAATATACGCCTCGTCGGCGGTTTGCTGGCGCGCGCTGTTGTCGGATTCGGCCGCTACGGCGTCTTTGAGTTTAGCCGGTTTCTGGTCAATGGCTTTCTCAATTCGTTTTCCGGCGTTCTCGTTGCGGCGTTGGGTAAGGCGCTGTGCAATCAGGTCGAGTGAAGCGTCCTGTGCATCAATCTCGCGGCTATCGAGGAATACGGCCTGCCGTCCGATTGCTGTCAGGACGGTGTCGAGTGCGGTATTCGGAACGCGTAACGTCAACGTATTCTCGACGGTGTAGCGGGTGGTTTCCACGACGCTGTCGAGACTAATGGAAGCGGTTTTCTTTTCGGCGACATCGCTACGCAGGTGGGTGTGGGTGACAAAGCCACCAAAACGGCGCACCGTACTTTCGATTTTCTCGGTCGCGTTCGCGACATCTTTTACGCGGAAGCGAATGTCGGCAGTTCGGATAAACTGATGTGGGGGCAGTTCAGGCGCGATGCCAGTGGTGTCGGCGGCGGCGAGGTCGCTCGAAGCCTCCATCGAGTCGGCTTCTCTTTTGCAGGAAACGGACAGAAAGAGTAGTCCGGCGAGGGCAAGAAGGGGTGTTACATGGGTTTTCATACATCCTTTTTAAATGGAACAATCGGGTTTTCAATTCGTGATCACGCGTAGTGTTGTTCCATGCAAAAGGATTAGGTTTTCGTTAACGTTTTGACGCGTACGAAAAACCGTGCCAGACAAAAAAAGGGATTGTAAAAAAAGAAACTATCGGTGAATAGAACGGATCACAGCCGTCGAATCACAGTTAAGGACGTCGAGGATGACGCGTTGGCCTTTGATATTCTTGCCTTCAATCACATACAGTTTCCCACTGTCGATTTCGACTTTGCTTTTATCGAAGTCGACTGTTCCGTAGCGGAGTATGGCAGTGACACCAGCCGTGTCGAGCCAGCCTTCTGACAGTGCTTTTTGCGCCTCGGCAGAATACACGCGGTCTTTGCTCCGAATGTTATCGAGCGTACGGGCGTTGGGCAGGTAGTTGAAATCCTGTCCACGTTTGTTGAAAATGGTAACCAATAACACGCATCCGATCAGGAAGCCGGCGAGATAGTAGGCGAGACGTTGGTAGAATTTCATGGGGGCAAAGATAGGGAAAGGAATTAGGAAATGGGAGAGGGGAGAGGGGAGAGAAGAAAGAAGAAAGAAGAAAGAGGAAAGAAGAAAGAGGAAGGGGGAAGGAGGAAAGAGGAAAGAGGAAAGAGGAAAGAGGATGGAGAGGCAGTTTAGACACTGGAGATACTGAGTGGCCTTGGAGAGTA
This genomic interval from Flavobacterium sp. HJ-32-4 contains the following:
- a CDS encoding NlpC/P60 family protein, with translation MFGICNLANIPLRAEPSDKSEIVSQVLFGEHFKVLSQERQWTQVKLQYDGYEGWIDTKQFQVISEASYDMLSEDTIILNADLVEYVTWGNNLLMPIPLGASLSFLSQPEINKSQFEFEGMRVTGKKPKSQLIETAFQYLNAPYLWGGKTPFGIDCSGFTQMVYKLNGHFLLRDASQQATQGDALSFIEESEPGDLAFFDNEEGAIIHVGIIMNDNYIIHASGRVRIDRLDHLGIYNAETNRHTHKLRVIKKVI
- a CDS encoding acetyl-CoA C-acyltransferase, translating into MSKKVVIVSAVRTPIGSFLGSLSTVPAPKLGATAIKGALDKIGLSPESVDEVIMGNVVQAGVGQAPARQASRFAGLPDSVIATTVNKVCASGMKAVTQAAQALMAGDAEVIVAGGMENMSLIPHYVQMRTGQKFGPATMIDGLQKDGLTDAYDQNAMGVCADACATEYNISREEQDAFAIQSYERSAQAWEAGKFDNEVVPVAVPQRKGDPIMVTKDEEYTNVRLDKIPSLAPVFTKEGTVTAANASTINDGAAALVIMSEEKATALGLKPLAYIKGYADAEQEPKWFTTAPAKALPKALAKAGISKDDVDFFEFNEAFSVVGLANAKILGLDAAKINVNGGAVSLGHPLGCSGARIIVTLLNVLEQNNAKIGAAAICNGGGGASAIVIERA
- a CDS encoding DUF3575 domain-containing protein, coding for MKKSLLLFLFLCSAGAAVAQTDSTEVRRYNFLKVNLSSVVFNNYSFQYERVLSKRWSVALGYRFMPSSNIPFKSNVDSFVDETDDATQFLIDNAKISNTAITPEIRLYLGKGYGRGFYLAPYYRYTKFKAETVKVEYDDDAGDPQVLTMGGDITGSSFGLMLGAQWPIGKHFVIDWWIIGGHVGSGSGKIEGETTQTLSANEQAQVLDVIEEFDLPFIDEEFETNSNGASVKMNGGWGGIRAFGLSIGFHF
- a CDS encoding DUF4349 domain-containing protein, which gives rise to MKTHVTPLLALAGLLFLSVSCKREADSMEASSDLAAADTTGIAPELPPHQFIRTADIRFRVKDVANATEKIESTVRRFGGFVTHTHLRSDVAEKKTASISLDSVVETTRYTVENTLTLRVPNTALDTVLTAIGRQAVFLDSREIDAQDASLDLIAQRLTQRRNENAGKRIEKAIDQKPAKLKDAVAAESDNSARQQTADEAYISELSLRDRVAFSTVTLAIYQKESLKTEVLPNFENTASLRPPFGIRLLESLRSGWFLLEGFVFFVLTAWPVWVLVALIALLTRKRLVRKLN
- a CDS encoding DUF4258 domain-containing protein, which gives rise to MKFYQRLAYYLAGFLIGCVLLVTIFNKRGQDFNYLPNARTLDNIRSKDRVYSAEAQKALSEGWLDTAGVTAILRYGTVDFDKSKVEIDSGKLYVIEGKNIKGQRVILDVLNCDSTAVIRSIHR